From Leopardus geoffroyi isolate Oge1 chromosome B4, O.geoffroyi_Oge1_pat1.0, whole genome shotgun sequence, a single genomic window includes:
- the TEX33 gene encoding testis-expressed protein 33, with amino-acid sequence MDLSRRAGTTTLTRAHLNNEGGQQDTDPWRTACSPVGTSKFKYQAPVSPQQSLYRGGSPLRQLHLEEVRPPPPTAISRDSLSSGLDPQCGSPRKGDYRPSSRESRASIREGAPLCQGLKEGPNAGAQDQKSSVIPDNIRHKFGSNMVDELVSEEQAQRAIGEGSEGQKRANSWPSRTQSPMGINAMFSDYYDLGYNTRSNLFQGASEATTSLMKASYTPEVIEKSVRDIDHWHGRKTDDLGRWHQKNAMNMNLQKALDEKYGEKGKSRSSKY; translated from the exons ATGGACCTGAGCCGCCGAGCAG GTACCACCACTTTGACCAGGGCCCATCTGAACAACGAAGGAGGCCAGCAGGACACGGACCCCTGGAGAACTGCCTGCAGCCCTGTGGGCACCTCCAAGTTCAAGTACCAGGCCCCAGTCTCCCCACAGCAGAGCCTGTACCGGGGAGGCAGCCCCCTAAGGCAGCTCCACTTGGAGGAGGTCCGGCCTCCACCCCCAACGGCCATCAGTAGGGACTCTCTGTCCTCGGGGTTGGACCCACAGTGTGGGTCTCCGAGGAAGGGAGATTACAGACCCTCCTCGAGGGAGAGCAGGGCTTCTATCCGAGAGGGGGCTCCGCTGTGCCAGGGACTGAAGGAAGGTCCCAACGCGGGAGCCCAGGACCAGAAGAGCAGCGTCATTCCTGACAACATTCGTCACAAGTTTGGGAGCAACATGGTGGACGAGCTCGTCTCTGAGGAACAG GCTCAAAGGGCCATCGGTGAAGGCTCTGAGGGCCAGAAGAGGGCCAACTCGTGGCCCAGCAGGACCCAGAGTCCCATGGGAATCAACGCCATGTTCTCAGACTACTATGATCTGGGCTACAACACGCGGTCCAACTTGTTTCAAG GGGCCTCCGAGGCGACGACGAGCCTTATGAAGGCCTCCTACACCCCAGAGGTGATTGAGAAATCAGTGAGGGACATAGATCACTGGCATGGAAGGAAGACGGATGATCTGG GCCGGTGGCACCAGAAAAATGCTATGAATATGAACTTACAGAAAGCACTGGATGAGAAATACGGAGAGAAGGGCAAAAGCAGAAGCTCAAAGTACTAG
- the TST gene encoding thiosulfate sulfurtransferase isoform X1: MPSGPAPPAGLRGALAPPPSARGPQGGAEQPFLRECEPSHWVPGPCRVAGPLQTRRPAGSAVGKSSSQVPLPCTHGPHTLLSFPGSHPRQVMRRAETMVHQVLYRALVSTKWLAESVRAGKLGPGLRVLDASWYSPGTREARKEYLERHVPGASFFDIEECRNAASPYEMMLPSEADFAHYVGRLGISNQTHVVVYDGDRLGSFYAPRVWWMFRVFGHRTVSVLNGGFRNWLKEGHPVTSEPSRPEPANFEATLDRSLLKTYEQVLENLESKRFQLVDARSQGRYLGTEPEPDAVGLDPGHIRGSVNMPFVDFLTEDGFEKSPEELRALFEAKKVNLAQPLIATCRKGVTACHIALAAYLCGKPDVAVYDGSWFEWFHRAPPETRVSQWQRGKA, encoded by the exons ATGCCCTCCGGGCCAGCTCCCCCAGCGGGGCTCCGGGGAGCTCTCGCCCCGCCCCCTTCGGCGCgggggccccagggaggggcGGAGCAGCCCTTCCTTAGGGAATGCGAACCTTCCCACTGGGTGCCCGGGCCCTGCCGGGTGGCTGGGCCGCTGCAAACACGCCGCCCTGCGGGGAGCGCGGTGGGAAAAAGCTCCTCCCAGGTCCCGCTCCCCTGCACGCACGGCCCTCACACGCTGCTCTCTTTTCCTGGTTCCCACCCGCGCCAGGTGATGCGCAGAGCTGAAACCATGGTCCATCAGGTGCTCTACCGGGCGCTGGTCTCCACCAAGTGGCTGGCGGAGTCGGTTCGGGCTGGCAAGCTGGGGCCTGGCCTGCGGGTGCTGGACGCGTCCTGGTACTCGCCGGGCACCCGCGAGGCCCGCAAGGAGTACCTAGAGCGCCATGTGCCCGGCGCCTCCTTCTTTGATATAGAGGAGTGCCGGAACGCGGCGTCGCCCTACGAGATGATGCTGCCCAGCGAGGCCGACTTCGCCCACTACGTGGGCCGCCTGGGCATCAGCAACCAGACCCACGTGGTGGTTTACGATGGTGACCGCCTGGGCTCCTTCTATGCGCCGCGGGTCTGGTGGATGTTCCGTGTGTTCGGCCACCGCACCGTGTCGGTGCTCAACGGCGGCTTCCGGAACTGGCTGAAGGAGGGCCACCCGGTGACATCTGAGCCCTCACGCCCAGAGCCGGCTAACTTCGAAGCCACACTGGACCGCTCCCTGCTCAAGACCTACGAGCAGGTGCTGGAGAACCTTGAGTCTAAGAGGTTCCAGTTGGTGGATGCCCGGTCCCAAGGACGGTACCTGGGCACCGAGCCAGAGCCAGATGCAGTAG GACTGGATCCGGGCCACATCCGAGGCTCAGTCAACATGCCGTTCGTGGACTTCTTGACCGAGGACGGCTTCGAGAAGAGCCCAGAGGAGCTGCGTGCTCTGTTCGAGGCCAAGAAGGTGAATCTGGCCCAGCCCCTCATTGCCACCTGCCGGAAGGGAGTCACCGCCTGCCACATTGCCCTGGCCGCCTACCTCTGCGGCAAGCCCGACGTGGCCGTCTACGACGGCTCCTGGTTCGAGTGGTTCCACCGGGCCCCCCCGGAGACCCGCGTGTCCCAGTGGCAGCGCGGGAAGGCCTGA
- the TST gene encoding thiosulfate sulfurtransferase isoform X2, producing the protein MVRAGRGVVSSGFEPANFSSGRGRAPGRRRGRVMRRAETMVHQVLYRALVSTKWLAESVRAGKLGPGLRVLDASWYSPGTREARKEYLERHVPGASFFDIEECRNAASPYEMMLPSEADFAHYVGRLGISNQTHVVVYDGDRLGSFYAPRVWWMFRVFGHRTVSVLNGGFRNWLKEGHPVTSEPSRPEPANFEATLDRSLLKTYEQVLENLESKRFQLVDARSQGRYLGTEPEPDAVGLDPGHIRGSVNMPFVDFLTEDGFEKSPEELRALFEAKKVNLAQPLIATCRKGVTACHIALAAYLCGKPDVAVYDGSWFEWFHRAPPETRVSQWQRGKA; encoded by the exons ATGGTGCGGGCCGGCCGGGGAGTTGTGAGCTCTGGGTTTGAACCGGCCAACTTCTCCAGCGGTCGGGGGCGAGCGCCAGGGCGGCGGCGAGGGCGA GTGATGCGCAGAGCTGAAACCATGGTCCATCAGGTGCTCTACCGGGCGCTGGTCTCCACCAAGTGGCTGGCGGAGTCGGTTCGGGCTGGCAAGCTGGGGCCTGGCCTGCGGGTGCTGGACGCGTCCTGGTACTCGCCGGGCACCCGCGAGGCCCGCAAGGAGTACCTAGAGCGCCATGTGCCCGGCGCCTCCTTCTTTGATATAGAGGAGTGCCGGAACGCGGCGTCGCCCTACGAGATGATGCTGCCCAGCGAGGCCGACTTCGCCCACTACGTGGGCCGCCTGGGCATCAGCAACCAGACCCACGTGGTGGTTTACGATGGTGACCGCCTGGGCTCCTTCTATGCGCCGCGGGTCTGGTGGATGTTCCGTGTGTTCGGCCACCGCACCGTGTCGGTGCTCAACGGCGGCTTCCGGAACTGGCTGAAGGAGGGCCACCCGGTGACATCTGAGCCCTCACGCCCAGAGCCGGCTAACTTCGAAGCCACACTGGACCGCTCCCTGCTCAAGACCTACGAGCAGGTGCTGGAGAACCTTGAGTCTAAGAGGTTCCAGTTGGTGGATGCCCGGTCCCAAGGACGGTACCTGGGCACCGAGCCAGAGCCAGATGCAGTAG GACTGGATCCGGGCCACATCCGAGGCTCAGTCAACATGCCGTTCGTGGACTTCTTGACCGAGGACGGCTTCGAGAAGAGCCCAGAGGAGCTGCGTGCTCTGTTCGAGGCCAAGAAGGTGAATCTGGCCCAGCCCCTCATTGCCACCTGCCGGAAGGGAGTCACCGCCTGCCACATTGCCCTGGCCGCCTACCTCTGCGGCAAGCCCGACGTGGCCGTCTACGACGGCTCCTGGTTCGAGTGGTTCCACCGGGCCCCCCCGGAGACCCGCGTGTCCCAGTGGCAGCGCGGGAAGGCCTGA